The proteins below come from a single Prolixibacter sp. NT017 genomic window:
- a CDS encoding LytTR family DNA-binding domain-containing protein — MNVLIFEDEKHTALRLIQLLGKYDSEIKVLDVIGSVKEGIQWYRNNAFPDLVFQDILLNDGDCFDIFEEVKVKTPIIFTTAYNEYALRSFKMNSIDYIVKPYDYDEVKDAMDKFRNFREMFLPPESELIKRIVLNEKPEIKKRFLVKLGDRYRSIKSEDIAWFIYDDGLTFAVTFDNTRFPVNYSIDQLSSLLDPALFYQVNRKYMVNIESIRNIHTWFNSRFKIEITPNSEEDVIVSRERAKDFKLWLDR, encoded by the coding sequence ATGAACGTTTTAATATTTGAGGATGAAAAACATACAGCACTCCGATTAATTCAATTGCTTGGGAAATATGATTCGGAAATAAAAGTGCTCGATGTAATCGGTTCGGTCAAAGAAGGTATACAATGGTACCGGAATAATGCTTTTCCGGACCTGGTTTTTCAGGATATTCTTTTAAACGATGGCGATTGCTTTGATATTTTTGAAGAGGTAAAAGTGAAAACACCAATAATTTTTACAACCGCGTACAATGAATATGCGTTGCGTTCCTTTAAGATGAATAGCATCGATTATATTGTAAAACCTTATGATTACGATGAAGTTAAAGATGCGATGGATAAGTTTCGGAATTTCAGGGAAATGTTTCTGCCGCCTGAAAGCGAACTGATTAAAAGGATCGTTCTCAATGAAAAACCGGAAATAAAAAAGAGGTTTTTGGTAAAACTTGGCGATCGCTACCGGTCGATAAAAAGCGAAGATATAGCCTGGTTTATTTATGATGATGGATTGACTTTTGCAGTTACTTTCGATAATACCCGTTTCCCGGTTAATTATTCCATCGACCAGCTTTCATCACTACTCGATCCTGCACTGTTTTACCAGGTAAACCGGAAATACATGGTAAATATTGAAAGCATCCGAAATATTCACACATGGTTTAACAGTCGCTTCAAAATCGAAATAACTCCCAATTCGGAGGAGGATGTTATTGTAAGCCGCGAGCGTGCTAAAGATTTTAAACTTTGGCTCGATCGTTGA
- a CDS encoding sensor histidine kinase, translated as MGLKIVIITCLHAVLGFILVASLNHFYRLGDVYFFGNAEVWSKNSFLNPELTVPLTSIYLLILAFDGYYEMQKNLQNEILKAKELEKENILAQYKALKAQIEPHFLFNSLSVLSSLVYEDADLSADFIVRMSRTLRYIIEKNEFHLVKLSEELMFLEAYFFLIKTRLDDGVFLENRLDKSFAENTFLPPVTLQLLVENAINHNKYNPENPLRITISKENDFIVVRNNLNPRDAKRLSTQTGLKNLSKRYELVSQKRVIVNKTNGEFEVKIPVLNYSDYERFNI; from the coding sequence GTGGGGCTTAAAATAGTTATTATTACCTGTTTACATGCTGTTCTTGGTTTTATTCTTGTTGCTTCGTTAAACCATTTCTACCGCTTGGGTGATGTTTACTTCTTTGGAAATGCGGAGGTCTGGAGCAAAAACTCATTTCTGAATCCTGAACTAACTGTTCCGTTGACGAGTATTTACCTGTTAATTCTTGCATTCGATGGGTATTACGAAATGCAAAAAAACCTTCAGAATGAAATACTAAAAGCAAAAGAACTGGAGAAAGAAAATATTCTGGCCCAATACAAAGCATTGAAGGCGCAGATTGAACCTCATTTTTTATTTAACAGCTTAAGCGTGCTTTCATCACTCGTTTATGAAGATGCCGACCTTTCAGCCGATTTTATTGTGAGAATGTCCAGAACACTTCGTTATATTATTGAAAAGAATGAGTTTCATTTGGTAAAACTGTCAGAGGAATTGATGTTTTTGGAAGCCTATTTTTTTCTTATTAAAACACGGCTCGATGATGGTGTTTTTTTGGAAAACAGGCTGGACAAATCCTTTGCTGAAAATACTTTTCTTCCTCCCGTTACACTGCAGCTTTTGGTGGAAAATGCCATTAATCATAACAAATATAATCCTGAAAATCCGTTGAGAATTACGATTAGCAAAGAGAATGATTTTATTGTGGTAAGGAACAATTTGAATCCGCGCGATGCGAAAAGACTTTCCACACAAACGGGATTAAAAAATCTTTCAAAAAGATACGAATTGGTATCACAAAAGAGAGTAATCGTTAACAAAACCAACGGTGAATTTGAAGTTAAAATACCGGTGTTAAATTATTCCGATTATGAACGTTTTAATATTTGA
- a CDS encoding NAD-dependent epimerase/dehydratase family protein, with amino-acid sequence MNVLVTGANGLLGAHVVRKLAEQKFVVRAMVREGSNRKALEGVTCILFEGKITDKGDVERAVSGCDYVIHVAAKTSQSPSNVEAFYKTNIESTRYLIDACLRCKVKRFVFVSSANCFGNGAKSAPGNEQKPFMPWLKKSGYAYSKLLAQQMVLQEAKQQLNAVVVNPTFMIGDNDTKPSSGRIFFHVLKKPVIFYPPGGKNFVDVEAAAQGVVNAMLNGKRGECYLLAGENLSYLDFFKMVKGIVNQKSVFIQIPSWVLKTAGFVGDILEHVFHIPNQLTGVNAKMLCEDNFYTAQKAMNEIDFEITPIHQSIEKAILWFRENNYIK; translated from the coding sequence ATGAATGTACTTGTAACAGGAGCAAATGGATTACTTGGGGCACATGTTGTAAGGAAACTGGCCGAACAGAAATTTGTTGTGCGTGCGATGGTGCGTGAAGGCAGTAATCGTAAAGCGTTGGAAGGAGTAACCTGTATACTCTTTGAAGGTAAGATAACCGATAAGGGCGATGTGGAACGAGCGGTTAGTGGTTGCGATTATGTTATACATGTGGCCGCTAAAACTTCCCAGTCACCTTCAAATGTAGAGGCCTTTTACAAAACCAACATTGAAAGTACCCGCTACCTGATTGACGCCTGTTTGAGGTGCAAAGTGAAACGTTTTGTTTTTGTTAGTTCGGCCAATTGTTTTGGTAACGGTGCTAAAAGTGCGCCGGGTAATGAGCAAAAACCCTTTATGCCCTGGCTAAAAAAATCGGGCTATGCTTATAGCAAATTACTGGCACAGCAAATGGTTTTACAGGAAGCAAAGCAACAACTGAACGCAGTGGTGGTTAATCCAACTTTTATGATTGGAGATAATGATACAAAACCAAGTAGTGGCCGAATATTTTTCCATGTGCTAAAAAAGCCTGTAATCTTTTATCCTCCCGGAGGGAAGAATTTTGTAGACGTGGAGGCAGCGGCACAAGGAGTGGTGAATGCTATGCTTAATGGAAAAAGGGGAGAGTGTTATTTGCTGGCCGGCGAAAATCTTTCCTATCTTGATTTTTTTAAAATGGTTAAGGGTATCGTAAATCAAAAATCTGTTTTTATTCAGATTCCTTCCTGGGTACTTAAAACTGCCGGTTTTGTTGGAGATATTTTGGAACATGTATTTCATATCCCTAATCAACTTACCGGCGTTAACGCAAAGATGTTGTGTGAAGATAATTTTTACACCGCTCAAAAAGCGATGAATGAAATTGATTTTGAAATAACTCCAATACATCAATCAATAGAAAAGGCTATCTTGTGGTTCAGAGAAAATAACTATATCAAATAA
- a CDS encoding SDR family oxidoreductase, with protein sequence MKIEKYTLITGASTGLGKELALECARLRKNLILTALPGEEINQMGPDLARKYQVQVKTFELDLTQIGAVEFLVDRIDDLEIEILINNAGVGGTQSFLEATPEYIDQIVMLNMRALVLLSRLLLPVLKRQRKAYILNIASMASFGPMPFKTVYPASKAFVYSFSRGLGAELKGTGITVSVAHPGGMRTNAEVTRRIDSHNRFIRSTALSTAKVAQICIRQLLKDDELIIPGFMNKLSWLMFKIVPVWMRLKIMRISLQNEIKSTKQIAGNICK encoded by the coding sequence ATGAAGATTGAAAAATATACGCTTATTACCGGTGCTAGCACAGGCCTGGGAAAAGAATTAGCCCTGGAGTGTGCCCGGTTGCGGAAGAACCTGATATTAACGGCACTCCCCGGTGAAGAAATTAATCAGATGGGACCGGATTTAGCCAGGAAGTACCAGGTACAGGTGAAAACGTTTGAACTGGATTTAACGCAAATTGGGGCAGTTGAATTTTTGGTGGATAGAATAGACGATCTCGAGATTGAGATCTTAATTAACAATGCCGGCGTTGGTGGAACACAATCGTTTTTGGAGGCGACACCTGAGTATATCGACCAAATTGTTATGCTGAATATGCGGGCGTTGGTTTTGTTAAGCCGGTTGCTTTTACCGGTTCTAAAACGACAACGGAAAGCGTACATTTTAAACATCGCAAGTATGGCTTCATTTGGGCCGATGCCGTTTAAAACGGTATATCCTGCATCGAAAGCGTTTGTATATTCTTTTTCACGTGGATTGGGAGCCGAACTAAAGGGAACGGGAATAACGGTAAGTGTGGCGCATCCCGGCGGAATGCGAACCAACGCCGAAGTTACTCGCCGGATAGACAGCCATAACCGGTTTATTCGTAGCACAGCGCTATCCACTGCAAAAGTTGCGCAAATATGTATACGGCAGCTGCTTAAAGATGATGAGTTAATAATTCCGGGGTTCATGAATAAATTAAGTTGGCTAATGTTCAAAATTGTTCCGGTTTGGATGCGTTTGAAAATAATGCGTATTTCACTACAAAATGAGATAAAAAGCACGAAACAAATTGCTGGAAATATTTGTAAATGA
- a CDS encoding DUF2062 domain-containing protein yields MKIQMLKIDGLKRLFVLEGDPKVVARGFALGSFVGMLPFPGFQMLISAVLASLLRFHKGAAIVGVFNTNVVTGVFVFAFNYWLGKKILGIDSSFHIPKHINIGFAKTVIEAGSDVFLSLLLGGFITGILAMFLGYYVSLSILTRKIKSKNED; encoded by the coding sequence ATGAAGATTCAAATGCTAAAAATAGATGGGTTAAAACGGTTGTTCGTTTTAGAGGGCGATCCTAAGGTTGTTGCGCGTGGTTTTGCACTTGGTTCATTTGTCGGGATGTTACCATTTCCCGGATTTCAAATGTTGATTTCGGCTGTATTGGCTTCTCTTTTGCGTTTCCATAAGGGGGCAGCTATTGTTGGGGTTTTTAATACAAATGTTGTTACCGGTGTATTTGTTTTTGCTTTCAATTATTGGTTAGGCAAGAAAATTCTCGGAATCGATTCTTCCTTTCACATTCCGAAGCATATAAATATAGGTTTTGCAAAAACAGTAATTGAAGCCGGTTCTGATGTATTTCTTTCACTCCTTCTGGGTGGGTTTATCACCGGTATTTTGGCCATGTTTTTAGGTTATTATGTTTCACTTTCCATTTTAACAAGAAAGATAAAATCCAAAAATGAAGATTGA
- a CDS encoding 5-aminoimidazole-4-carboxamide ribonucleotide transformylase: MKLKYGMNPYQDYAEVIDQSNALSLLNGNPSVINVLDALNSWQLVKEVSQTLNVECSTSFKHVTPSGVAIFKDLSDNEKKAYLIRKPLSKLAAAYARARGTDRLASFGDFIALSHCVDKETAQLVKSEVSDGLIAPEFTDEALEILRSKKKGNYVIFQIDKDFEPSEIESREIFGITIKQKRNNLKINDEQLSNVVTENKDIPSDILTDLKLGMLTLKYTQSNSICVVSNGHVIGIGSGQQSRILCSGLALTKANVWYQKSKIDYSFLEQFENKKRTDLDQLIEQERQERFVDKILLNELPNTCLLSDGFFPQKDNIELAHQYGIKYIATPMGSIRDEEIIETANKYGMTIINTGVRLFHH; encoded by the coding sequence ATGAAGTTGAAATACGGAATGAATCCTTACCAGGATTATGCGGAAGTTATTGATCAGTCAAACGCACTAAGCTTATTGAACGGAAATCCAAGTGTCATCAATGTGTTGGATGCCTTGAATTCCTGGCAACTGGTGAAAGAAGTCAGCCAGACACTGAATGTTGAGTGCAGCACTTCTTTTAAGCATGTAACGCCCTCCGGTGTGGCTATTTTTAAAGACTTAAGTGACAACGAGAAAAAAGCTTACCTGATCAGGAAACCTTTATCGAAACTGGCTGCGGCATATGCCCGGGCAAGAGGAACCGACCGGTTAGCTTCGTTTGGCGATTTTATTGCTTTGAGTCATTGTGTCGATAAAGAGACAGCGCAATTGGTCAAATCAGAAGTCTCCGATGGACTTATTGCACCGGAATTCACAGATGAAGCGCTGGAAATTCTGCGTTCGAAGAAGAAAGGCAATTATGTGATCTTCCAGATAGACAAAGATTTTGAACCCAGCGAAATAGAGTCACGGGAGATATTTGGAATCACCATCAAACAAAAGCGAAATAATCTAAAAATCAACGACGAGCAACTTTCCAACGTAGTAACCGAAAATAAGGACATTCCGTCGGATATTCTCACCGACTTAAAACTCGGAATGCTGACGTTGAAATATACGCAGTCGAATTCGATTTGCGTGGTGTCGAATGGTCATGTCATTGGTATCGGTTCCGGTCAGCAGTCCAGAATTCTCTGTTCAGGACTGGCATTGACGAAAGCAAATGTCTGGTACCAGAAGAGTAAAATTGATTATTCGTTTTTAGAGCAATTTGAAAACAAGAAACGAACGGATCTGGACCAATTGATTGAGCAGGAGAGGCAAGAGCGATTTGTAGATAAAATCCTGTTGAACGAACTGCCAAACACCTGTTTGCTTTCCGATGGATTCTTCCCGCAAAAAGACAATATCGAGCTGGCCCACCAGTATGGCATCAAATACATTGCTACTCCTATGGGCTCCATCCGGGACGAGGAAATCATTGAGACAGCCAACAAATACGGCATGACCATTATCAATACCGGGGTAAGATTGTTTCATCATTGA
- a CDS encoding GDSL-type esterase/lipase family protein translates to MKKLIGLSIIGFLVVMSSCTQKVTRVVCVGDSITEGYGLAVQSKTGYPVELDSILGPGYTVLNSGRSATTLQKKGDFPYWICKEFSNDFVFRPNIMVIMLGTNDTKPQNWNAVRYEKDYQALIDTFRTIPTHPKMYLCLPVPVFKTKWGINDSTVVNGVIPIVKKLAKTNHLPVIDLYHDMLNQGANFTDSIHPNEHAAKVMAGFIAKEIEK, encoded by the coding sequence ATGAAAAAATTGATAGGGTTGAGTATTATCGGCTTCCTGGTGGTAATGTCTTCATGTACCCAAAAAGTAACCCGGGTAGTCTGCGTAGGCGATAGCATTACGGAAGGTTACGGACTGGCGGTTCAAAGTAAAACAGGATATCCGGTGGAACTCGACAGCATTCTTGGTCCCGGATATACGGTACTGAATTCGGGGCGAAGTGCTACTACGTTGCAGAAGAAGGGCGATTTCCCGTACTGGATTTGCAAGGAGTTTTCAAATGACTTTGTTTTTCGACCCAACATCATGGTCATTATGCTGGGGACAAATGACACGAAACCTCAAAATTGGAATGCCGTTCGTTACGAAAAGGATTACCAGGCTTTGATTGATACGTTCAGAACGATACCGACCCATCCGAAGATGTATTTGTGTTTGCCGGTTCCCGTGTTTAAAACGAAGTGGGGAATTAACGATTCGACCGTTGTGAACGGAGTGATTCCCATTGTTAAGAAGCTGGCCAAAACCAATCATCTGCCGGTGATTGACCTGTATCATGACATGTTGAATCAGGGGGCGAACTTTACTGATAGCATTCACCCGAACGAGCACGCAGCCAAAGTGATGGCCGGATTCATTGCAAAAGAGATTGAAAAGTAA
- a CDS encoding TIM-barrel domain-containing protein, whose amino-acid sequence MKGKNIYLSLLLALLFASCSSTQYQKLNDGIVVNLKQNGKTATHKVRLQVLGDELIHVSATPDKNFPKDSSLIIVPGLHTVPFTVDDEGDSIRLSTKKLNVMVSKADGGIKFKDKEGKLILAEKKGGGRTFTPIDVDGTKGYTIRQLFDSPADEAFYGLGQHQSDEFNYKGKSEQLFQYNTKVSVPFIVSNKNYGLLWDSYSLSRFGDSRAYQQLNRAFKLYDENGKPGGLTGTYVSLTKARPNLVRTEDSLYFEDIKTVRNLPENFPLKNAHVTYAGEIEAPHSGPYRLILYYAGYVKVYVDNKLEVPERWRTAWNPNSYKFTVNLEAGKRVPIRVDWRPDGGKSYCGLQVETPLPKDEQNSQVWWSEMNKKMDYYFVYGKSMDEVIKGYRTLTGKSQIMPKWAMGFWQSRERYKTQNQILSTLKEFRKLKFPIDNIVLDWFYWPETKWGSHQFDKNRFPDPKAMVDSIHAMNAHMMISVWPKFYATTKHFKEFEKHGWMYMQAVKDSIRDWVGSGYVGSFYDAYSAGARKLFWKQMYDNLYPLGIDAWWMDASEPNILDCTDMRYRKELCGPTALGPSTEYFNAYALMNAEAIYNGQRGVAPNKRVFLLTRSGFAGLQHYSTATWSGDIATRWEDMKAQIAAGMNFSISGIPYWTMDIGGFCVEDRYVKGQMVYNRTGKVDADYKEWRELNTRWYQFGAFAPLYRAHGQYPYREPWNIAPKGTPTYNSILYYTQLRYRLMPYIYTLAGMTWFDDYTIMRPLVMDFPGDKNVENIGDQYMFGPAFMVCPVYTYQARSRKVYFPKGTNWYNFYTGKMIQGGQSLTVDAPYNRMPLFVHEGAIITVGPALQYSNETLPKKIVLYVYRGQDGQFTLYEDEGVNYDYEKGAYSNISFSYNDADGILTIGEREGQFKGMLKERTFVIVPIGKETPKAFDPDAKGIEVNYDGHEQTIQL is encoded by the coding sequence ATGAAAGGGAAAAACATATATCTAAGCCTGCTACTTGCACTTTTATTCGCTTCGTGTTCTTCTACACAGTATCAAAAGTTGAACGATGGCATTGTCGTGAATCTAAAACAGAACGGAAAAACAGCCACCCACAAGGTTCGTTTGCAGGTTCTGGGAGATGAGTTGATTCACGTTTCCGCTACTCCGGATAAAAACTTTCCAAAGGATTCGAGCCTGATTATTGTTCCCGGCTTGCATACTGTTCCTTTTACGGTGGACGATGAAGGGGATTCCATCCGGTTAAGCACGAAGAAATTAAATGTCATGGTCTCCAAAGCAGATGGGGGAATCAAATTCAAAGATAAAGAAGGCAAGCTTATTCTGGCCGAAAAGAAGGGGGGAGGCCGAACCTTTACCCCGATTGACGTCGATGGAACAAAAGGCTACACCATCCGGCAACTGTTTGATTCGCCGGCTGACGAAGCTTTTTATGGTCTGGGACAACATCAGTCCGACGAGTTTAATTACAAAGGGAAAAGCGAACAACTGTTTCAGTACAATACGAAGGTTTCGGTGCCTTTTATCGTTTCCAACAAGAATTATGGATTGTTGTGGGACAGCTATTCACTGAGCCGGTTTGGTGACAGTCGCGCTTACCAGCAGCTGAACCGGGCTTTTAAGTTATACGATGAAAATGGAAAGCCGGGAGGATTGACCGGAACCTATGTTTCGCTGACTAAAGCCAGACCCAACCTGGTACGCACAGAAGATTCCCTTTATTTCGAGGACATAAAAACCGTCAGGAATTTGCCGGAGAATTTCCCTTTAAAAAATGCCCATGTAACCTATGCCGGGGAAATTGAAGCACCACATAGCGGACCATATCGCCTCATATTATATTATGCAGGGTATGTAAAAGTGTACGTGGATAATAAATTGGAGGTGCCGGAGCGTTGGCGCACCGCATGGAACCCCAATAGTTACAAATTCACAGTCAACCTGGAAGCCGGAAAACGTGTTCCGATTCGTGTTGACTGGAGACCTGACGGAGGTAAATCGTATTGCGGGTTACAGGTGGAAACCCCACTTCCGAAAGATGAGCAAAACAGCCAGGTTTGGTGGAGCGAAATGAACAAGAAAATGGATTACTATTTTGTATATGGCAAATCCATGGACGAAGTCATCAAAGGCTACCGCACGCTAACCGGAAAATCACAGATCATGCCAAAATGGGCCATGGGCTTCTGGCAAAGTCGCGAAAGATATAAAACCCAAAATCAAATACTCAGTACCCTGAAAGAATTCAGGAAGCTCAAATTTCCTATTGACAACATTGTACTCGACTGGTTTTACTGGCCGGAAACAAAATGGGGAAGTCACCAATTTGATAAGAACCGTTTCCCGGATCCGAAGGCGATGGTCGACTCCATTCATGCCATGAACGCCCATATGATGATTTCCGTATGGCCCAAGTTTTATGCGACGACCAAGCATTTCAAGGAATTCGAGAAGCATGGTTGGATGTACATGCAGGCCGTAAAAGATAGTATTCGAGACTGGGTTGGCTCCGGTTATGTGGGGTCATTTTATGATGCTTATTCGGCCGGAGCCCGGAAATTGTTCTGGAAACAGATGTACGACAATTTATACCCGTTGGGGATTGATGCCTGGTGGATGGATGCCAGCGAGCCAAATATTCTCGATTGTACCGATATGAGGTACCGGAAAGAATTGTGTGGCCCGACGGCTTTGGGACCTTCCACCGAGTATTTCAATGCATATGCGTTGATGAACGCCGAAGCGATTTATAACGGACAACGCGGTGTCGCTCCCAACAAACGTGTTTTCTTGTTAACCCGTTCTGGTTTTGCCGGATTGCAGCATTACTCTACGGCTACCTGGAGCGGGGATATTGCTACCCGCTGGGAGGATATGAAAGCACAGATTGCAGCCGGAATGAATTTCTCCATCAGCGGTATTCCGTATTGGACGATGGACATTGGTGGTTTCTGTGTCGAAGACCGGTACGTAAAAGGTCAGATGGTGTACAACCGGACAGGCAAAGTAGATGCTGATTACAAAGAATGGCGGGAGCTGAATACCCGTTGGTACCAGTTCGGCGCTTTTGCTCCTTTATACCGGGCACATGGGCAATACCCTTATCGTGAACCCTGGAACATTGCTCCGAAAGGTACCCCTACCTACAATTCCATTTTATATTACACCCAGTTGCGTTACCGGTTGATGCCTTACATCTATACCCTGGCCGGGATGACCTGGTTCGATGATTACACCATCATGCGACCGTTGGTTATGGATTTTCCCGGCGACAAAAACGTTGAAAACATTGGCGACCAGTATATGTTTGGGCCGGCATTTATGGTCTGTCCTGTTTATACTTACCAGGCACGCAGCCGCAAGGTTTATTTCCCGAAAGGCACCAACTGGTACAATTTCTATACGGGAAAAATGATTCAGGGCGGGCAGTCTTTAACCGTGGATGCTCCGTACAACCGTATGCCTTTGTTTGTACATGAAGGGGCTATCATCACGGTCGGGCCTGCACTTCAATACAGCAATGAGACGCTGCCCAAAAAGATTGTCCTGTATGTTTATCGCGGGCAGGATGGACAGTTTACCCTTTACGAAGACGAAGGTGTCAACTATGATTACGAAAAAGGTGCTTATTCGAACATTTCGTTCAGCTACAACGATGCAGACGGAATCCTGACCATTGGAGAACGAGAAGGTCAATTCAAGGGAATGCTGAAGGAGCGGACATTCGTTATTGTCCCGATAGGAAAAGAGACCCCAAAAGCTTTTGACCCTGATGCTAAGGGAATAGAAGTAAACTACGACGGACACGAGCAAACCATCCAATTGTAG
- a CDS encoding beta-N-acetylhexosaminidase: MKLMIRMVWLFVVVAALNGCSTKEAPQPEINIVPKPAKMVQEKGVFELNAETPIVVNEDSAEIKQIAGFLQTHLIDFYGLKNKVEVGDLPVDKTVFISLDKSLNLGKEAYTLSINPKGIVLKASAPNGLFYGVQTLIQLLPHSKKQLAQVTFPAVQIDDSPRFSWRGMHLDVSRHFMPVSFIKKYIDYIAMNKMNVFHWHLTDDQGWRIEIKKYPKLTQVGAWRKETLIGHPGKNNKYDGKRYGGFYTQDQIKEIVAYAKARYVTVVPEIEMPGHAMAALAAYPELGCTGGPYQVGTRWGVYDDVYCAGKEKTFKFLENVLTEVMALFPSQYIHIGGDECPKTRWKACPYDQARMKKLGLKNEEELQSYFVQRIEKFLNAHGRKMIGWDEILEGGLAPNAVIMSWRGEKGGIAAAQAHHSVIMTPGGYCYFDHYQGKPESEPIAFGGFTPLKKVYNYEPVPKELAPDEDKYILGSQGNVWTEYMKTPAKVEYMIFPRMAALAEVLWSPKASRNYDDFLKRMRSEVKLYDAYGINYCKDAFK; this comes from the coding sequence ATGAAGTTGATGATAAGGATGGTCTGGCTATTCGTAGTGGTAGCGGCGTTGAACGGATGTAGCACGAAAGAAGCTCCGCAGCCGGAAATAAACATTGTTCCCAAGCCTGCCAAGATGGTTCAGGAGAAAGGTGTTTTTGAGCTGAACGCAGAGACACCAATCGTGGTGAATGAAGACAGTGCAGAAATAAAGCAAATAGCTGGATTTCTGCAGACACATCTCATTGATTTTTACGGGTTAAAGAATAAAGTTGAGGTAGGAGATCTTCCGGTTGACAAAACTGTTTTCATTAGCCTGGATAAAAGTCTGAATTTGGGCAAAGAGGCCTATACACTTTCCATCAATCCAAAGGGCATCGTTTTGAAAGCGTCCGCGCCGAACGGTCTGTTCTATGGCGTTCAGACGCTCATTCAGCTTTTGCCGCATTCAAAAAAACAGTTGGCTCAGGTAACGTTCCCGGCGGTGCAGATTGACGATTCACCACGTTTTTCGTGGCGAGGTATGCATCTCGACGTTTCGCGTCATTTTATGCCGGTCTCATTTATCAAAAAGTACATCGATTATATAGCGATGAACAAGATGAATGTATTTCACTGGCATCTTACCGATGATCAGGGGTGGCGGATTGAAATCAAGAAGTATCCGAAACTGACACAGGTAGGAGCGTGGCGAAAAGAAACGCTGATCGGACATCCCGGAAAAAACAATAAATATGACGGAAAACGTTACGGCGGTTTCTACACGCAGGACCAGATTAAGGAGATTGTAGCTTACGCGAAGGCACGCTATGTAACGGTCGTTCCGGAAATAGAAATGCCGGGACATGCTATGGCCGCACTTGCTGCCTATCCTGAATTGGGATGTACCGGAGGTCCGTACCAGGTGGGGACCCGGTGGGGAGTGTATGATGACGTTTACTGTGCCGGTAAGGAGAAGACATTCAAATTTCTGGAAAATGTGCTAACCGAAGTAATGGCACTGTTCCCCAGTCAATACATTCATATTGGTGGCGATGAGTGTCCGAAAACACGTTGGAAAGCGTGTCCTTATGATCAGGCCCGGATGAAAAAGCTGGGGCTCAAAAATGAGGAAGAGCTGCAAAGCTATTTTGTGCAACGCATTGAGAAATTCCTGAATGCCCACGGGCGGAAGATGATTGGCTGGGACGAAATTTTGGAAGGAGGTCTGGCGCCCAATGCGGTGATTATGTCGTGGAGAGGTGAAAAAGGCGGAATTGCCGCAGCTCAGGCACACCACAGCGTGATTATGACCCCCGGCGGGTATTGTTATTTCGACCACTACCAAGGAAAGCCGGAATCGGAACCGATTGCTTTCGGTGGTTTTACGCCACTGAAGAAGGTGTACAACTATGAGCCGGTGCCCAAAGAACTGGCTCCCGATGAAGACAAATATATTTTAGGTTCGCAGGGGAATGTGTGGACCGAATACATGAAGACGCCGGCAAAAGTGGAATACATGATATTTCCTCGTATGGCAGCGTTGGCCGAAGTCCTTTGGTCGCCAAAGGCAAGCCGCAACTACGATGATTTCCTCAAGCGTATGCGGTCCGAGGTTAAGCTTTATGATGCCTATGGAATTAATTATTGTAAAGATGCTTTCAAGTAA